A segment of the Anopheles cruzii chromosome 2, idAnoCruzAS_RS32_06, whole genome shotgun sequence genome:
tcggtgccggtggcggaggtgtccgcatgcctgtgtgtgtgtgtattggcCGCGGGGTGATAGGTTTCACGCGATGTACGCCACTCGTTTGGCACAAATCGGTTGGACCCCACCGAGAACGGCACAGTTTTCCGGACCCTTCGAGGAGCTTGGATACTATCTACTTGGAAGGAAAGGCGTTTAGAGTCCTGAAGGATTTGCTGGACCAGGATGAGTAACGGCAAGACCGCGCTAGGAAttttgggtggtggtgaggaCGAGCTGCTGCAAAGTTTCGTGAGGGTTGGTcttcggacggacggcgacgatgagcagcagcagtcgagTGTTGGGTTTGgtggttccggcggcggtggtggcggttccggcggtggtggtggtggtgccactggcggtggtggtggcggaagtGGACCACCGACCGTTTCCATTCAGCATCAGCCGAGCCAGGCCAGGTTGGACACGCATCTGACCCGCCAGTACTCGGATCACTGCTCAGACATGAGTGACAAAAACGCACCCAGGAAGTATCGGTAAGGTTATGGGACTCGTAGGGGCCAGCAAAGCGTCTAACCATCGGATAATGGTTCCAGCGATTTGTTCAACGAGCCGGTAAACATGGACCTTAAGAAGCGCCGCTATTGCGACGAGGTCTACACCGACAAGGATCGGGCGGCCGCCGTGAGCATAGGCAAGCGGGGGGCGCTCAGCCCTCGATTCGCTAGCGTTCCCTTCCGAGTTCTTACCTTGGCATCGTattcgttccatttttcctgCGGCAGGCAATTTCGACATTAAGCAGAATCTCATCAATAAACGACGCCAGGAGCGCAACGAGGCGCTGCAACTGCCGGAGGAAGCCGATCCGGGCGCCATCTTGGCCTTGGGAATGCGCGAAATCAAGAACCGAAACCTGGACAATGctgttcatttcatttctaAGGCACTCCCTTCGGCTGCACCCATTTAGCGAGCCATTTAAGCCGTTCGTGGGCCACGGAATATGTTGTTTGTTAATCATCCCTTTTGTTCACAGGCCCTGGAAATGAACACGAACGACCAGAACGCGCTGGTGGCAAGGAGCCGATGCTTTTTGCAACTCGGCGAGCCCGGGAAGGCATTGCAGGACGCAGAGACGGCGCTCGTGTTGGATAAAAACAACATCCGGGCCATCTACCAGAAAGCGGAATCTCTTTACTATCTCGGCCAATTCGAGCACAGCCTGATGTTTTTTCACCGTGGGTTACGCTTGCGGCCGGAGTTGGCTAGTTTCCGGTTGGGTAAGCGCGTGTGGCGTGCAAAATTTACACGACGAACCTTAACCGCAAAATGGTTTACAGGTGTTCAAAAAACGCAAGAAGCCATCGAGAACACCATCGGCAATAACACGAAGAGTCAGCCGCAAAAGAAGCCGGTCAAGCCGGAGAAACCGAAGACGGCCAAACGGGCGCAGCTTTCGCGCGAGGAGCTAGAACGGCGTGCCTCTCGGAGGCTGCTGGGGGATCTCTTCATCGACAAGGAGTACCTGGAGAACCTGCTGAAGCATCCGGACCTCCGGAAGGCGGACACCAACACGGAGAGCATTTCGGAGTACGCTAAGGATGCCATCAACTTTCTCAACAACCGCCAGGAGTTCTGGCGccaacagaaaacagaaaccccGCTAACCGGGTTGCTCAATAGAAGTTAAATCGCCACCAGATGGCCGCAGAAATAGTTATCATCGCGAGGAtgaaaatagtttaaaatagtttttatttttatagtttttccCAATAGCTGAATGACCCCCGATCCGTTGTGGTCCGTGtggtttgaaaataaagtaaatgttGTTCCTGAACAGCGTTGTTCCTTGCGGCACTTGAACCGAAAGAAACCTGAAATGAaactactaggtgtgtgcgttgagaaacgaacttttttaacacacaaaaaaatgtttataaattttttatgcaaatttctattttattcgaagtatgtgccatcgttagctatacatttctcctatctctctgctaaatcgtggattcccaggcgaaagaattcttcgactttttaagtaaactaattagtcattccatttcgactttctcgtagaaaaacgaagggctgctcagccaatacgtgtcccatcgtggaaaatgaatgatattcggaaagaaccaaatctggtgaataacgcggggagggttagcagctcccatccaaaTGATTTtatagtatcctgaaacagttttgttttttggtgcgcctggtgcttgattccacgggccaccaggcgcccccattggaacctactagaattgcattttggtcgtttttcgatcaatgcatggttcaaattgaccatttgttgtcagtagcgatcggaattaacgtttccatcaggttttaggagcttgtgaaacaccacacctttctgtcccatcaaaaagtccgttttttggagtccttcgacgctttttttgtaaagtcaaaatcgccattttggaattttttaaaccacttaaagcactgcgatcttccaaatacaagtccGGACAAGcttttggtgcgattccgaagcagttttcttcaacaggagcagaaaaataataatccccgcaaaacttcattttcaggcacaaaagttgacatagtttaaccctttcaaagatgggttgcaaaacgaaatatttttttttcggcctgAAATCcattacctgatgtcaaaacaaggtaatgatgaatgaaccgctaaactgagaagtcccaatcggcaggtacagccatctttttaaaagttcgtttctcaacgcacacacctagtatgtTTGAAAAGCCGTAATTTCCCAACCGAAGGGCTCTTCACTCACTAGGCACCTTCCTTGACTCCGTTGTGTCACTTGTGTCAATTGTGTGTCAATTTGTCAAAATGGGTTCGCGctaagagagaaaaaaagggaaatacaaagagaaaagagaattacaaagagaaaagagaaatacagagagcGGGTTCGAAATTCGCTCTATTTCGCTCTAGCGCCAGCTATCTCTTTCCCGTTCGGAAGTCACGTTTAGAGTTCGGGTCGAAAAAACCAGAGAGAGCGCACagaaatgagagagaaaagggaaattgagagagaaaagagaactacagagagaaaagagaagtAAGGTTCaacgtgttttgtttgagTGAGTGAGTTTTAACGTTTTATTCTTTTGTCTTTTTTAAACGTCGAACAGAGCggatgtgtgttgtgtgttgtgtgttggtcGGGAAGGAGTTGAAAAGAGTTGAAGTATACTAAATCGCCGTGAAAGGTTAATGTTCCCTTAGGATGCGATGCTCGAAGACGGGAAGAAGTTTCGGTCGTGATTGTGCGGAGTGATAAGAGAGAGGTGCGAAAGAATAAAAACTAGGTGTGACATCGCGacagcgtgcgtgtgtttcaGATTGGATTGTGTGTTCTATTGTGTCATTAAATCTTCCTTGAAAAGCAACCAGAGAACGGCTTCTGGAGTTTGGTGTGCGGATTTGTGAGTGCGCCGAGATCCAatctctttcgctttcggttcgcACTTGGCGTTTCCTCTCGTGTGTTGCGAGCTTCATTTAACCTTTCCGGatcgttgtttcgtttccctgttttgctttctttggcCAGATCCTGAAcggtttgcgtttgttttgctaccATCTCGGAATCGATTCTCTATCAgacggggcgcgcgcgagagagcgaagtGTGTGGAGCGCGAGTGCGAAAACCCACACACTGACAGGCtgcgaccgagagagagagcgaagagagagagagagagagttccgtTGGCACCAGAAGAAGACAACGACAACGAAGGCGGAACCTGTTTCGAGTGTTGCTTCGATCGAAACAACGGATATTGTTcaaaaaacttcaaacaccttgcggtgtgtgtgcgttccgtGTTGTGTGCCATTACTCCGCGGAGAACACAATCATCACACAATCGGTCTGTGTTCTAATCGTGTTCTTTGTGTTGTTTCCAGCGTTTTCCCCGTTTGCAAAATGTTGCGCTCCGCAACCTCGCGAAAGGGCTGCAGTTGATTACAACAACGATGCTGTTGATTTTGCTGCCCGCTGAGTAGGCGCGCGCTCTGGGTGTGCAGTGAATTTCGCCAGCGAGGCCAAAAGGTCCCTGGTGCCGTGGAGCCCAAAAAGAATAGTGAAAGTGACCCCCAGAGtgtccgagtgtgtgtgtgtgtctcgtgtgtgtgtgtgtgaattaaaAGGAAGTAAATCCGACAGAAAGGATCACCAGAAAACCTCTGCTCTCGTGTGGGGAGGGCAAAGAAGCAATTCAAGGCTCACTGAGTGAAATTCTGTTCGGGTGTGAAAAAAGGGCCGCTCGTTGGGCGCGCCCGGAAGTGGGGCGGACAGAGGGACGAGAGCGCAGCGCGTGTGTCGAAACGCCGGCCCGGAGACCGGGTTTTCCATCAGCCATCAGCAGCCAGCCCGGAGCGCACCAACAAACATGAGCGACATCATCGTCGACTACGGCAGCCTGCCGGACGACGTCCGGGAAAAGCTGGCCGAGCTGGAGTTGGAACTATCCGAAGGTACGGGCTTTTCCATCATTATTTTCCACCGGGGTGGCGGGCGGTTCGAGATTTCCTTGCCAACGCGTGCTGGGGAAGTTTCGCAGACGGATCGATAATTTAGTGTCCCACCGTTCGCACCGTCTgtgcctctctctttctgtagCGTGCGGCCGGTGCCCTCTCGGCCGGTCTCGCTTGCGAGCCACTTCCTGCCTTGTTCCCTCAGGATACCGGGAGCAGTAAATCCTGCCAGGATTCGTCCCGGTCGCAGGTCCACAGCCAGTAGGGAGCCGGGCCGTTTGACACTCGCTGGGAAATGCTTTCTCTCtcgacacagagagagagccaaaaTGGAGGAGAGCCATTCAAAAGGACTTGTTTCGCGAGCGCGAGAGAGGAACTGAGGTTCTGTGGCGGAAAGTAtccttttttggccaccgattcccggttttccgtggccggtttttgtgttgctcaCTGTCGGTTCAGTGGCCGCACTTTGGATTAGACATTGTTTCCGTTCTTTGCTTTGCCTTGATGAGAGTTTGGCCTTTTTGAGagttttgatgttttaaaagTAAATCTCTGCCTTCAGCAATCTACTTTAAAGTAGATCCCTTCAACAATTTACTTTATGCATTTGAGGACAGTGTTTGTATGCTGCCTCCGTCGCGTCGCAATGTTTTCGTTCCATTGCTCGTTAACCGACCCCCAGATCTGCAGACCCCTGCTTGAACTTGAAGAGCTAAAAACTTGACTCCAGATTGATGGGAGGGACATTGTCGAAGAGGCGGACTGGCGGGACCAGACTCACGACGACTTGAGGTGGTGCAGCCGGAAATTGCCGAGAACAAAAGTGCATAGTGCaatgtcgacgacgacgacggcggccgacagAGTGGAGTAAACATAACACTCTAATTGGAGTCTGTGCAGTTCTGAGAGCAACCGAGAGATGATGCGGTGCTGCGTCTGGTGGGCGCgatggcccccccccccgccgagGGTGGCGCATTTATGTGCGAAAAGTGCGAAAGTAGGAAGCGGCAAAGGTCACCTCTTTCGTCGTCTGTCGTTCAGCCGGTTTTTGCCGTCTGCTACGAGAGGGGGTCCCTGCAGCATAATACGGACGCACCCCGcaagagagcgacagagagagaactgtgtgtgcgtgacgaATGATGGCCATTAACAATCATCATCGAGGGACGCCAGAAGTCACGAAGAAGAAGTCACCATTTTTCTCCACAATTTAGTGCATTTATGCCATCGAAGACACTCCGAAGAGAGGCCACCGTAAAAGTGGTTCCAAAATCGGTTCAACCGGCCGTGTTTTTGTCACCAAAGCATCTACTTTCATGCCATTTTTAGGGGCTCTCCTCGAGGAAacaccacccggcggcggcgacaacaGCCATTGGAGCCAGAGGAGCAAGATTGTTGCGATAATGATTGTTTGTCTGGTCGGGAAgacctcagcagcagcataagaaCCAGCTGCCcgcgggagagcgagagctgcACTTTGTGCAAGGATGCAGCGCATTGCacccgcggcagcagcagcataactgTGCACGGGGTGGCCGGGCGGAGGCAAAACctcacttcacacacacacacgctgagTTGGTGGATAAAAAGCGGATCGAAAGAGCAcatgggagagagagagagagagcggtccATGCCGCatcttgttttgctttgagGATGACGCGAGTGATGCGAGGCTTTCAAGAGCCacatgacgatgatgatgatgctgtgcgGGGGTACCGAGGGGGTGTAAGTACGCGTGCGCATTAACCAGCCATGGCCTGAAatcgggcacacacacagacgcacacagCAGGGCGAATGCCTGCAGCATCACTTCCCACCTGCCAAAGATGACGGATCCGGACCGATCGGACTCGCGAGGTGGTGCCTCCGCTGAAGATGAAGCGGATGAAAACGAATACCATCAACTAATTTCCTTCCGACACCACCGGCAGGGCCATACGGGTGCCTGGGGGGGAACATACCACTTGGCGCTGCCACCGAAGTTCGCGATGAAGTTTACGTTTCtgagttctctctctcgcgccaCGCTTATCCTTgatggagcagcagcagctttatGATGTCCGAGAACGCTACCCTTgcctgccggccaccggacgatgggtttatttgttttaccttGAAGGAATGAagattgttgttgtgctgttgctgttattGGCTCCGTGGCGGTCCGTAGCACAGCATACGGCTGGGGGTCACCAACTGGTGGGGacagcgacaaaaaaaaaacgttaaacACTACTAATAACAGCACCGCACATTCCACCGCGGTCGGTCGAATTGGATCAGCTTCTCTCGGGGGGGCCCGGAATCCGGATTCCGGTTCCTCCGTTGTCCGTTGGTGCGTAGCGAACAAGATTTCTATTTACCGAGCACTCTTGAGACGGCGAGTTCTGCATT
Coding sequences within it:
- the LOC128268243 gene encoding uncharacterized protein LOC128268243 translates to MSNGKTALGILGGGEDELLQSFVRVGLRTDGDDEQQQSSVGFGGSGGGGGGSGGGGGGATGGGGGGSGPPTVSIQHQPSQARLDTHLTRQYSDHCSDMSDKNAPRKYRDLFNEPVNMDLKKRRYCDEVYTDKDRAAAVSIGNFDIKQNLINKRRQERNEALQLPEEADPGAILALGMREIKNRNLDNAVHFISKALEMNTNDQNALVARSRCFLQLGEPGKALQDAETALVLDKNNIRAIYQKAESLYYLGQFEHSLMFFHRGLRLRPELASFRLGVQKTQEAIENTIGNNTKSQPQKKPVKPEKPKTAKRAQLSREELERRASRRLLGDLFIDKEYLENLLKHPDLRKADTNTESISEYAKDAINFLNNRQEFWRQQKTETPLTGLLNRS